The following are encoded in a window of Arthrobacter sp. OAP107 genomic DNA:
- a CDS encoding substrate-binding domain-containing protein — protein sequence MGRRVDGIILGPASGRHSFRAMEAARGTALVFLDAVPVGVPADTVTTDNDAGVVQTLRENGVNSSIALVGFDDFPLADVPDPGITVIAQDAEGIGRIAAEKLFARVDGFSGEPATHLIPATLKERGSGEIRLGSARRRPYVSAGIS from the coding sequence GTGGGTCGACGTGTGGACGGGATCATCCTGGGACCAGCCAGCGGTAGGCATTCTTTCCGTGCCATGGAGGCGGCCAGGGGCACGGCGCTCGTCTTCTTGGACGCAGTACCCGTCGGAGTGCCGGCAGACACGGTGACAACGGACAACGACGCCGGGGTGGTCCAAACGTTGCGCGAGAACGGCGTGAACAGCTCAATCGCGCTCGTCGGTTTTGACGACTTTCCCCTGGCTGACGTGCCCGACCCTGGAATCACGGTGATCGCCCAGGACGCGGAAGGAATCGGGCGGATCGCGGCAGAAAAGTTGTTTGCACGGGTGGACGGTTTCTCCGGGGAACCCGCAACACACCTCATCCCGGCCACGCTGAAAGAGCGCGGCAGTGGGGAAATCCGTCTGGGGTCTGCACGCAGGCGACCATACGTTTCGGCAGGCATAAGCTAA
- a CDS encoding helix-turn-helix domain-containing protein: MDRKADIREFLISRRAKVSPEQAGIFSYGDLRRVPGLRRGEVAQLAGVSTDYYTRLERGSIRGASDSVLEAVASALQLDEAERAHLMDLARTANSPSRRTPRRPTQQRVRPGVLRLLDGMTAVVALVQDGRADVLAANMLGRALYAQVFDSAVSSGPDIPGRVPNQARYLFLDPGAGDRRRLCRRIHRPGHALEYAAGKPQTRKDRIKT, from the coding sequence GTGGACAGAAAAGCAGACATCCGTGAGTTCCTTATCTCGCGCCGTGCGAAGGTCAGCCCTGAGCAGGCCGGGATCTTCAGCTACGGGGACCTGCGACGGGTACCGGGTTTGCGCCGTGGGGAAGTGGCGCAGCTGGCCGGTGTGAGCACGGATTACTACACTCGGCTGGAACGCGGCAGCATCCGCGGCGCCTCGGACTCGGTGCTGGAGGCTGTGGCCTCCGCCCTTCAGCTGGACGAGGCCGAACGGGCCCACCTGATGGATCTGGCGCGGACAGCCAACTCGCCGTCGCGCCGGACGCCGCGGCGGCCGACGCAGCAGCGGGTCAGGCCCGGGGTGCTGCGACTGCTGGACGGGATGACGGCCGTTGTCGCGCTGGTTCAGGACGGCCGGGCCGACGTACTCGCCGCCAACATGTTGGGCCGCGCCCTGTACGCCCAGGTGTTCGACTCGGCGGTATCGTCCGGCCCCGACATTCCGGGCCGGGTTCCGAACCAGGCGCGGTATCTTTTCCTCGATCCGGGTGCCGGGGACCGGCGGCGACTCTGCCGGCGGATCCACCGTCCCGGGCATGCGCTCGAATACGCAGCCGGGAAACCGCAAACAAGGAAAGACAGAATCAAAACATGA
- a CDS encoding SDR family oxidoreductase has protein sequence MTEQDSMNERIESTPGRKVWFITGAGRGMGTDIAKAALRAGHAVVATGRDPGKVVQAVGDNENLLAVKLDVTDPTDATAAIQAAVDRFGRIDVIVNNAGNFYAGFFEEITPEDFRAQIETTMFGPINVTRAALPVLRAQRSGLLVTISSTAGITGGEFLSAYAASKFGVEGWAESLAPEVAPFGIRSMIVEPGFFRTELLTPESTSYAASTIEDYTERTEQTVTAWKGMNGQQGGDPARLADALMKLAELDEPPLRFAAGADAVGVFETRAIALRDQAGAHRELSGNLAHEDA, from the coding sequence ATGACTGAACAGGACTCCATGAATGAGCGGATTGAAAGCACGCCCGGGAGGAAGGTCTGGTTCATCACCGGTGCAGGCCGCGGCATGGGGACCGACATCGCGAAGGCGGCCCTGCGCGCCGGCCACGCAGTGGTCGCCACAGGCCGCGACCCGGGAAAGGTCGTCCAGGCCGTCGGCGACAATGAGAACCTTCTTGCGGTGAAGCTCGATGTCACGGATCCAACTGACGCCACGGCGGCCATCCAGGCAGCCGTCGACCGTTTCGGCCGGATCGATGTCATCGTGAACAACGCCGGTAACTTCTACGCCGGGTTTTTCGAGGAAATCACCCCGGAGGACTTCCGGGCCCAGATCGAAACCACGATGTTCGGCCCCATCAATGTCACCCGCGCGGCCCTGCCGGTCCTGCGGGCCCAGCGCTCTGGCCTTCTGGTCACGATCTCCTCGACCGCCGGCATCACGGGCGGGGAGTTCCTGAGCGCCTATGCCGCGTCGAAGTTCGGTGTGGAGGGCTGGGCCGAGTCCCTGGCGCCTGAGGTGGCCCCGTTCGGCATCCGCAGCATGATCGTGGAGCCGGGGTTCTTCCGGACCGAGCTGCTCACCCCGGAATCCACCAGCTACGCGGCATCCACCATTGAGGACTACACCGAACGCACCGAACAGACGGTCACCGCGTGGAAGGGCATGAACGGCCAGCAGGGCGGGGACCCGGCCAGGCTCGCCGACGCCCTGATGAAACTGGCCGAACTGGACGAACCGCCGCTGCGGTTCGCTGCAGGTGCGGACGCGGTCGGCGTCTTCGAGACCCGGGCCATCGCCCTTCGGGACCAGGCCGGCGCCCACCGCGAGCTCTCCGGCAACCTCGCCCATGAGGACGCCTGA